A single genomic interval of Natator depressus isolate rNatDep1 chromosome 14, rNatDep2.hap1, whole genome shotgun sequence harbors:
- the LOC141998866 gene encoding histone H2A.J-like: protein MSESMNSGETSKHFKAKVSYSSRTGMLFPVSHMDRMLCRGNFAKGIGAKALVYVSAVLEYLIFNIVDRAGSITKHHNRHQISPWHLKLAIRNDFELNKLLGRVTNYQRGDAANSKSLLFQPKKTKDRKSSRRRTVPPPIPAE from the coding sequence ATGAGTGAGAGTATGAATTCAGGTGAGACCTCCAAGCACTTCAAGGCCAAGGTGTCCTATTCATCCAGGACTGGGATGCTGTTCCCTGTTAGCCACATGGATAGGATGCTCTGCAGAGGAAACTTTGCAAAGGGAATTGGAGCCAAAGCCTTGGTTTATGTGTCTGCAGTTCTTGAATACCTGATCTTCAACATTGTGGATAGGGCTGGCTCCATCACCAAGCACCACAATAGGCATCAGATTTCCCCATGGCACCTGAAACTCGCTATCCGAAATGACTTTGAGCTCAACAAGCTGCTGGGTAGGGTCACCAACTATCAGCGCGGGGATGCAGCCAACAGCAAGTCTCTGCTTTTCCAACCCAAGAAAACCAAGGACAGGAAATCCTCCAGGAGAAGGACTGTTCCACCTCCCATTCCTGCTGAGTGA
- the LOC141998867 gene encoding histone H2B type 2-K1-like: MATQRRKKRGQRKRKPQRRKAKCRKPQIKQKKLPLKGGRKMKHKPAVRQVRRGRGLKRPYDLYVSKMLKQLHRDKVPMSAKAKGAMISYVRKVYNKVSSAAECHRKNSGCCTIGSKELQSALRRVMPKKVAKHLATSVDSNSP, translated from the coding sequence ATGGCTACTCAGAGACGGAAGAAAAGAGGCCAGAGGAAAAGGAAGCCCCAGAGAAGGAAGGCCAAGTGTAGGAAGCCACAGATAAAGCAGAAGAAGCTGCCGCtcaagggagggaggaagatgaAGCACAAACCTGCAGTGAGGCAGGTGAGGCGAGGCCGGGGGCTGAAGCGCCCGTATGATTTGTACGTGTCTAAGATGCTAAAGCAGCTGCATCGGGACAAGGTGCCCATGTCAGCCAAGGCCAAGGGAGCGATGATTTCCTATGTGAGGAAGGTCTACAACAAGGTGTCCTCGGCAGCTGAGTGCCACAGGAAGAACAGCGGCTGCTGCACCATTGGCTCGAAAGAGCTACAATCTGCCCTGAGGCGGGTGATGCCAAAGAAAGTGGCCAAGCATTTGGCCACTTCCGTCGACAGCAATTCTCCATAG